The Candidatus Atribacteria bacterium genome contains the following window.
AAAGACTTAAAGTTTCTGTAGTGTTTGCAGGACCTCCTCCAGTCATTATAAAAATTTGATCGAATATTCTCAAAGTATCCATTGTTCTAAGAAGCAAAGCTATTACAATTACGGGCTTTAGAAGAGGCAAAGTAATATATCTAAATATTTGAGAACCTGAAGCACCATCTACTACGGCTGCTTCGTAAGGATCAAGAGGCAAGGATTGTAATCCAGCTAACAATATAAGAAACATAAAAGGAGTCCATTCCCAAATATCAACGAGTATTAATGAAGGCAGTGCTGTATGCACACTTGCTTCCCATAAAATTCCCCTAATACCAAATAAACCCAAAACCCAGTTAATAATTCCAAACTCAGGAATATAAATAATTTTAAATATTACTGCTACAACTATAGGAGGAAGCATCATGGGAGATAATAAAAGACTTCGAAAAATATTTCGACCAATAATTTTAGAACTTAAAAATAAAGCTAGAATTAGTCCAAGCGTAAATTCAATAGTCACACCGACTCCAGTAAAAATTATGGTATTTTTAAAAGCATTCCAAAAATATTGATCTTTAAAAATTTCTATAAAATTTGTAAAACCTATAAAGACGTTTTCACCAGTACGTATATTAATTACATGAAAACTAGCGATAACAGCATAAATTAAGGGGTATACTGTTAATGCTATTAATAGAAATACAGTGGGCATAATAAGCAGATATTTAAGATTTTTCTCAGACCATTTAGATATATTGCCTACTTGCATAATTTTCTCCAATATAAGTTTAAAAAAACAACTGGGCAATCTTTACAGATTGCCCAGCATAGGTGTTAGCGATTATTTAATATAACCTGCTTTTTTCATCAATATTTCTACTTCTTTCTGGGCTGCTTCAAGAGCTTCTTTTGGCGATACTTGTCCGGCTACTGCCTTTGAAAGATGGATACCAAATGTATTTTCTACTTCATTCCAATTTGAAATTCGAGGTCTTGGTTTTGAGTTAGAAATTGCTTGAAGTAGTACAGGATAATGTCTAAATTCAGTCATTGCCAATAATTCGGGATCTTGGAAAACTGATTTTCTTGTTGGTGGATTACCCCACTTAAGAGCAAGTTCTTTTTGTTTTTCAGCTGAAGTAGCCCAATGAATAAATTCAAAGGCCATTTCTTTGTTCTTAGAACCTGCAGGAATAGCAGCAAGCCAATGTCCTATCTCAGATGCTCCAACAGCAACATCAGAAGGGATAGCTGCATAAGCTATCTTACCCACAATCTTTGATTCTTTGGGATCTTCAAAGGTGGGAACAAATGCAGGCCAATTAATAGTTGAGGCAGCTTTCCCTTGAAGCATATAAGTTGCAAGCTGCTGCGCATTAAAACTTTCTGCACCAGGAGGAGAAATTTCTTTAAGTTTTATAAAAAAGTTTAACGCATTAAGAGCTTCGGGTGTATCAATCCAAACTTCCGTCTTATCCTCATTGAACATTTTGCCATT
Protein-coding sequences here:
- a CDS encoding sugar ABC transporter permease, which encodes MQVGNISKWSEKNLKYLLIMPTVFLLIALTVYPLIYAVIASFHVINIRTGENVFIGFTNFIEIFKDQYFWNAFKNTIIFTGVGVTIEFTLGLILALFLSSKIIGRNIFRSLLLSPMMLPPIVVAVIFKIIYIPEFGIINWVLGLFGIRGILWEASVHTALPSLILVDIWEWTPFMFLILLAGLQSLPLDPYEAAVVDGASGSQIFRYITLPLLKPVIVIALLLRTMDTLRIFDQIFIMTGGGPANTTETLSLYIYRHGFRFYNIGYATAMSFLLLIFTVIISNFFIKFLKTEKVFE
- a CDS encoding ABC transporter substrate-binding protein codes for the protein MKRYLISTMILVVILGMFLSTLALAAGGPLVLATNNAPEGKSMAKALEEFGKLKNIEVEVVEAPYANLFEKELIDLSSGTGLYDIILLDDPWFTQFAENDWLTELTSYFLEKKEAGLSADFIDKSQAICRYPYAEGLLYAVPAVGNAQMFFYRKDLFEKYNMFAAPATWEEAYEVMLKIKENEDGVFGYVLRGQQGNPVVAQFMPIFWSFNGKMFNEDKTEVWIDTPEALNALNFFIKLKEISPPGAESFNAQQLATYMLQGKAASTINWPAFVPTFEDPKESKIVGKIAYAAIPSDVAVGASEIGHWLAAIPAGSKNKEMAFEFIHWATSAEKQKELALKWGNPPTRKSVFQDPELLAMTEFRHYPVLLQAISNSKPRPRISNWNEVENTFGIHLSKAVAGQVSPKEALEAAQKEVEILMKKAGYIK